From the genome of Polyodon spathula isolate WHYD16114869_AA chromosome 14, ASM1765450v1, whole genome shotgun sequence, one region includes:
- the clrn1 gene encoding clarin-1 gives MPSRQKKVIFCIAGLLSFGCALSVAAAIGTQFWVKGTILCKTGAQLVNATGPELDKFVGEISYGLFHGQRVKQCGLGGRPFQFSFFPDLLEAIPASIHVSVILFSAAVIIFSLVAAALFMYNAFGTPYETLHGPLGLYLWNFISCSCGCLVMMLFASEVKLHRLSEKIANYKEGNFVYKTHSEEFDRSFWIILFCFTVHFLNILLIRIAGIQFPFQESKESDTSTGAADLMY, from the exons ATGCCGAGTCGCCAAAAGAAAGTAATATTTTGTATAGCTGGCTTGCTGAGTTTTGGTTGTGCTTTGAGTGTAGCGGCTGCTATTGGAACGCAATTTTGGGTAAAAGGAACGATTCTTTGTAAAACTGGAGCTCAGCTCGTCAATGCCACAGGACCAGAACTGGACAAATTTGTTGGAGAGATAAGCTATGGCCTTTTCCACGGCCAGAGAGTTAAACAGTGTGGCCTGGGAGGAAGGCCCTTTCAATTTTCAT ttttcCCTGATCTGTTGGAGGCAATTCCTGCCAGCATACATGTCAGCGTCATTCTATTCTCTGCAGCAGTGATCATATTTTCATTAGTAGCTGCAGCACTTTTCATGTATAATGCTTTTGGGACTCCGTATGAGACTCTTCATGGACCATTAGGCCTGTACCTTTGGAACTTCATTTCAT gTTCTTGCGGTTGCCTGGTGATGATGCTGTTCGCTTCAGAAGTCAAACTCCATCGGCTTTCTGAGAAAATTGCAAACTACAAAGAAGGGAATTTTGTCTATAAAACTCACAGCGAAGAATTTGACAGATCGttttggattattttattttgcttcacaGTGCATTTCCTTAACATACTCCTTATCCGGATAGCCGGGATCCAGTTTCCTTTTCAGGAGTCGAAAGAGTCAGACACCAGCACTGGTGCAGCAGATCTGATGTATTGA
- the gpr171 gene encoding probable G-protein coupled receptor 171 yields the protein MNRSSLKADHSEYCAVNDQMEPFTYFYYMIFLTGIIGSSVALWAFSRHGKNNKCINIYLLNLLTSDFLLTLALPFKIAVDLGIAPWKLKIFHCQFSACLIYINMYASIIFLAFVSVDRYLQITQSSKLFRIQNVGFAKMMSGVVWGLVLFIMVPNMLIPIKTIEEKTLVTCAEFKQELGLNWHMLTNFICIAIFLNASAAILISNGLVLKRLCRNRNSKNHQNVKQATFNILVVTLGYVVCFVPYHIVRTPYTFTQNKVITDCSLKRSLFLAKESTLLLSVLNLCFDPVLYYHLSHSFRQKVSEAFKPQ from the coding sequence ATGAATCGGTCTTCTTTGAAAGCTGATCACAGCGAGTACTGCGCAGTCAACGACCAAATGGAGCCGTTTACTTACTTCTACTACATGATCTTCTTGACTGGAATCATTGGGAGCTCTGTGGCACTGTGGGCGTTCAGTCGGCATGGCAAAAACAACAAATGCATAAACATTTACCTGCTCAACCTACTGACTTCAGACTTCTTACTGACTCTGGCCTTGCCTTTTAAAATCGCTGTTGACTTAGGCATTGCCCCTTGGAAACTGAAGATCTTTCACTGCCAGTTCTCTGCCTGCCtcatatacataaacatgtacGCATCCATTATATTCTTAGCTTTTGTGAGCGTAGATCGGTACCTTCAGATAACTCAGAGCTCAAAACTGTTTAGGATACAGAATGTGGGATTTGCTAAAATGATGTCTGGAGTAGTGTGGGGGTTGGTGCTGTTCATCATGGTCCCGAACATGCTAATTCCCATCAAGACTATAGAAGAAAAAACTCTGGTCACCTGCGCCGAATTCAAACAGGAACTGGGACTCAACTGGCACATGCTTACAAATTTCATATGCATAGCTATATTTCTGAATGCTTCGGCCGCTATACTGATTTCAAATGGGCTTGTCTTGAAACGCCTATGTCGAAACAGGAACAGCAAGAATCACCAAAATGTAAAGCAGGCTACGTTCAATATCTTGGTTGTCACCCTGGGatatgtggtttgttttgttccgtaccacatcgtTCGAACCCCGTACACATTTACACAGAACAAGGTCATCACCGACTGCTCACTGAAGCGCTCGCTGTTTTTAGCCAAGGAAAGCACCTTGCTGCTGTCAGTGCTCAATCTTTGTTTTGATCCAGTCCTGTACTACCATCTCTCACACTCCTTTAGACAAAAGGTCTCAGAGGCATTCAAGCCACAATGA